Proteins from a single region of Platichthys flesus chromosome 16, fPlaFle2.1, whole genome shotgun sequence:
- the dusp3b gene encoding dual specificity protein phosphatase 3b: MEENREEPESFEVSVQQLNDLLTDHRGLFTRPSTDCDPVHPGICVDNESVAWNVTRLKRLGVTHILNAAEGNSFMHVNTNAEFYAGTGFIYHGIPASDFDHFDISVYFEEAAEFIGQALEYNHGKGKVYVHCREGYSRSPTLVIAFLMLRQNMDVHTAVATVRRKREIGPNDGFLLQLCRLNRRLTAQQGSWDQ; this comes from the exons atggaGGAGAACCGGGAGGAGCCGGAGAGCTTCGAGGTTTCTGTCCAGCAGCTCAACGACCTGCTGACGGACCACAGAGGCTTGTTCACCCGGCCCAGCACCGACTGTGACCCGGTCCACCCCGGGATCTGCGTCGATAACGA GTCAGTGGCGTGGAACGTGACGCGGCTGAAGCGTCTGGGCGTCACCCACATCCTGAACGCGGCGGAGGGGAACTCCTTCATGCACGTCAACACCAACGCAGAGTTCTACGCCGGCACCGGCTTCATCTACCACGGGATCCCGGCCAGCGACTTCGACCACTTCGACATCAGCGTTTACTTCGAGGAGGCGGCAGAGTTCATCGGGCAGGCGCTTGAGTACAACCAtgggaaag gCAAAGTGTACGTTCACTGCAGGGAAGGCTACAGCCGCTCGCCCACCTTGGTCATAGCCTTCCTGATGCTTCGTCAGAACATGGACGTCCACACGGCCGTGGCCACGGTgcggaggaagagagagatcgGACCCAACGAcggcttcctgctgcagctctgtcgACTGAACCGGAGGCTGACCGCCCAGCAGGGGTCCTGGGaccagtga
- the prl gene encoding prolactin: MTHRRTRLFIIAAVVSYVMTSCGAVPINDLLDRASQRSDKLHSLSTTLSQELDSHFPPIGRLMLPRPSMCHTSALQTPTDKTQALQVSESDLLSLARSLLQAWDDPLSVLSSSAFSLPHPAQSSIFNKVRELQEHSKNLWDGLDVLSGKMGAADQTLSFLPYRGNDLGQDRISNLIDFHFLLSCFRRDSHKIDSFLKVLRCRATNTQPETC; the protein is encoded by the exons CTGCCGTGGTGTCCTATGTGATGACATCATGCGGCGCCGTCCCCATCAACGACCTGTTGGACCGAGCGTCTCAACGCTCAGACAAACTGCACTCGCTCAGCACCACACTCAGCCAGGagctg GACTCTCACTTCCCTCCGATTGGTCGGCTGATGTTGCCCCGCCCCTCGATGTGCCACACCTCCGCTCTGCAGACGCCCACTGACAAGACACAAGCTCTTCAAGTATCA GAGTCCGACCTGCTGTCCCTGGCTCGCTCTCTGCTCCAGGCCTGGGACGACCCCCTGTCCGTCCTGTCCTCCTCGGCCTTCTCTCTGCCTCACCCGGCTCAGAGCAGCATCTTCAACAAGGTGCGCGAGCTGCAGGAGCACTCCAAGAACCTGTGGGACGGCCTGGACGTCCTCTCTGGGAAG atggGTGCAGCGGATCAGACCCTCTCCTTCCTGCCCTACAGAGGCAACGACCTCGGCCAGGACAGGATCTCCAACCTGATCGacttccacttcctgttgtccTGCTTCCGACGGGACTCGCACAAGATCGACAGCTTCCTGAAGGTCCTGCGCTGCCGGGCTACGAACACACAGCCTGAGACGTGCTGA